One window of Streptomyces sp. SUK 48 genomic DNA carries:
- a CDS encoding sugar ABC transporter permease: MSLDKTSTPPEDHTPQDAVVENPEAAAAAVTAVDPRLLVREQGLMGYWSEFKRKMKAGELGSMPVIVGLVIICVIFQVLNSNFLSAQNINDITITMVGTGMISVGIVFVLLLGEIDLSVGSVSGAASALAAVLAVNQGWPEWAAVLLAIASGAAIGALHGFFFAVLGAPAFAVTLAGLLFWLGFMLKVLGADGTINLDSDGLVGKLTTYYFSDVAAAYGLAVVMVVVFFLTSFLANRRREAAGVPSRPLSDTVLRTVLLAVISFAAAYMYNQYKGLPLATVIFLVFLIGSDFVLRRTPYGRRIFALGGSVEASRRAGINVTAVRISVFAISGGFAAIGGLFLASKIASANQSAGTGDLLMNAIAAAVIGGTSLFGGRGRTWNALLGVLVIVSIQYGLQLESIAEPVKYMITAAVLLTTVVIDSITRKTQKTAGRA, from the coding sequence GTGAGCCTGGACAAGACCTCCACGCCTCCCGAGGACCACACTCCCCAGGACGCCGTAGTGGAGAACCCCGAGGCGGCGGCCGCCGCGGTCACCGCGGTCGACCCCCGCCTGCTCGTCCGCGAACAGGGCCTGATGGGCTACTGGAGCGAGTTCAAGCGCAAGATGAAGGCCGGCGAGCTGGGCTCCATGCCCGTCATCGTGGGCCTCGTGATCATCTGCGTGATCTTCCAGGTGCTGAACTCCAACTTCCTGTCCGCGCAGAACATCAACGACATCACGATCACGATGGTCGGCACCGGCATGATCTCGGTCGGTATCGTCTTCGTGCTGCTGCTCGGCGAGATCGACCTGTCCGTCGGCTCGGTCAGCGGCGCGGCCAGCGCCCTCGCGGCCGTCCTCGCGGTCAACCAGGGCTGGCCGGAGTGGGCGGCGGTGCTGCTCGCCATCGCCTCCGGCGCCGCCATCGGCGCGCTGCACGGCTTCTTCTTCGCGGTGCTCGGCGCGCCCGCCTTCGCCGTCACCCTGGCCGGTCTGCTGTTCTGGCTCGGCTTCATGCTGAAGGTGCTGGGCGCGGACGGCACGATCAACCTCGACTCGGACGGTCTGGTCGGCAAGCTCACCACGTACTACTTCTCGGACGTGGCCGCCGCGTACGGGCTCGCCGTGGTCATGGTCGTGGTGTTCTTCCTCACCTCGTTCCTCGCCAACCGGCGCCGGGAGGCCGCGGGCGTCCCGTCCCGGCCGCTCAGCGACACGGTCCTGCGGACCGTTCTGCTGGCCGTGATCTCGTTCGCCGCCGCGTACATGTACAACCAGTACAAGGGTCTGCCGCTGGCCACCGTGATCTTCCTGGTGTTCCTGATCGGCTCGGACTTCGTACTGCGGCGCACCCCGTACGGCCGAAGGATCTTCGCGCTCGGCGGCAGCGTCGAGGCGTCCCGGCGCGCGGGTATCAACGTGACGGCGGTCCGCATCTCCGTCTTCGCGATCTCCGGCGGCTTCGCGGCGATCGGCGGCCTGTTCCTGGCCTCCAAGATCGCCTCGGCCAACCAGAGCGCCGGCACCGGCGACCTGCTCATGAACGCGATCGCGGCCGCCGTCATCGGTGGCACGTCCCTGTTCGGCGGCCGGGGCCGCACCTGGAACGCCCTGCTGGGTGTGCTGGTGATCGTCTCGATCCAGTACGGCCTCCAGCTGGAGTCCATCGCCGAGCCGGTGAAGTACATGATCACCGCGGCGGTCCTGCTCACGACGGTCGTGATCGACTCGATCACCCGCAAGACCCAGAAGACGGCAGGCCGCGCCTGA